In Aspergillus fumigatus Af293 chromosome 4, whole genome shotgun sequence, one genomic interval encodes:
- a CDS encoding ankyrin repeat domain-containing protein — translation MNRAVLPPEILHNILGLTTPSWQWSWHWKKWRKTMVARADLLWFLNLRLVNKQFDDIVIDHFYTAIRAGLVDRKLPICDGAPTPSTMAMGEQRGVVIPLVDTINAGVDGVVEFFSQRSEVDIEELRTTYLSGMMSMFVGLSGTHSIDRVLGSAGAGKTMDDGLDWGREGWSGTALMAAAYLGRIDELEALLAWRIENTADLDKSLYLPLMAAAFGGQGDSVRFLVDRGVNINTRIVRHGDTAVHFAALGGHASLVEYLVEAGADPDVVNAAGDTPLLWAARGGHADVVRELLRTGKVDVNFRDRSKRAPLIWAAARGFDNVVKELLLREEIDVNIMDGVVDLLAGPIYQAGELSTVFPRALTGGNASIVRTIIETFPNTLEDYESHYEETGFLRAAEDSSEEVVRYLLALNKTPINYQDRDGDLGKVTALLEHPDVDVNLRTDELGDGQSLLHCAVNQQCVDPEIMKALLARPDINVNARDYSGRTPLAFAAFNGEAELVKLLLQRHDVDVFPQDRFGDTPLLLAAKEGEIHIVNMLSKVPGTDTWHRNNWDKTALGLAGESGHTEVMRRLLDPDLKATREIICDAMENTKEALDAIRRTPRSVLGSENESLAQERRIEEAYKLLSAGLDRTGS, via the exons ATGAATAGGGCCGTCCTCCCACCCGAAATTCTCCACAATATCCTCGGCCTCACCACCCCCAGTTGGCAATGGAGCTGGCACTGGAAAAAGTGGAGGAAGACAATGGTCGCTCGTGCCGATCTCCTTTGGTTTCTGAACTTACGACTCGTCAACA AACAATTCGACGACATCGTGATTGACCACTTCTACACAGCAATTAGAGCTGGGCTCGTCGATCGCAAACTTCCCATTTGCGATGGGGCGCCGACCCCCTCAACGATGGCAATG GGGGAGCAGCGAGGAGTGGTTATTCCGCTTGTCGACACGATCAATGCAGGGGTGGACGGGGTTGTTGAGTTTTTCTCGCAGAGGAGCGAAGTAGACATCGAGGAGCTCCGAACGACGTATCTAAGCGGCATGATGTCCATGTTTGTCGGCCTATCAGGAACTCATTCTATCGATCGTGTTCTGGGATCGGCAGGGGCTGGAAAGACTATGGATGACGGCCTCGACTGGGGCAGAGAGGGATGGAGTGGTACCGCATTGATGGCAGCTGCGTATTTGGGCAGAATtgacgagctggaggcgCTCCTTGCGTGGCGTATAGAAAACACTGCTGATCTGGATAAGTCGCTCTATCTGCCTCTGATGGCGGCGGCGTTcggaggacaaggagacaGCGTACGGTTCCTGGTCGACAGGGGTGTCAATATAAATACACGTATCGTCCGACACGGGGATACTGCGGTGCATTTTGCTGCCTTGGGAGGGCATGCATCTCTTGTGGAGTATCTTGTGGAGGCTGGAGCGGACCCTGATGTGGTAAATGCCGCTGGTGATACGCCGCTTCTTTGGGCCGCTAGGGGAGGACACGCAGATGTCGTGAGAGAGCTCTTGAGGACTGGAAAGGTGGACGTGAATTTTCGGGACCGTTCGAAGAGAGCACCGCTGATCTGGGCCGCGGCAAGAGGGTTTGACAATGTGGTGAAGGAGCTATTACTGAGAGAAGAAATCGACGTCAATATCATGGACGGGGTCGTGGATCTTTTGGCTGGACCAATATACCAAGCAGG GGAGTTGTCCACTGTCTTTCCACGCGCGCTGACTGGCGGCAATGCCAGTATTGTGAGGACAATAATCGAGACATTTCCCAACACGCTGGAAGACTACGAGTCGCACTATGAGGAGACGGGTTTCCTCCGTGCCGCCGAGGATTCAAGTGAAGAAGTGGTTCGATATCTGCTTGCTCTCAATAAGACCCCCATCAATTACCAGGATCGGGACG GGGATCTCGGCAAAGTTACAGCTCTTCTAGAGCATCCTGATGTAGACGTCAATCTGCGAACGGACGAACTTGGTGACGGCCAATCACTGCTCCACTGCGCAGTTAATCAACAGTGCGTGGATCCAGAGATTATGAAGGCTTTACTAGCTCGCCCAGACATCAATGTCAACGCTAGAGATTATAGTGGCCGGACTCCCCTCGCTTTCGCGGCTTTCAATGGGGAAGCTGAACTAGTgaagctcctcctgcagcgccaTGATGTGGATGTATTCCCGCAGGATAGATTTGGAGACACACCGTTGCTTCTCGCCgccaaagaaggagaaattcaCATTGTGAATATGCTATCGAAGGTACCAGGTACGGACACTTGGCACAGAAATAACTGGGACAAAACAGCGCTGGGGTTGGCGGGGGAGTCGGGTCACACAGAGGTTATGAGACGATTGCTCGATCCAGACCTCAAGGCAACACGGGAAATCATATGCGATGCCATGGAAAACACAAAAGAGGCTTTGGATGCTATTCGAAGGACACCGAGAAGTGTTCTTGGTTCCGAAAATGAAAGTCTTGCGCAGGAAAGAAGGATAGAGGAGGCATACAAGCTGCTTTCGGCCGGTCTAGATAGAACAGGTTCATGA